Proteins encoded by one window of Enterobacter pseudoroggenkampii:
- the paaZ gene encoding phenylacetic acid degradation bifunctional protein PaaZ, protein MQQLASFLSGTWQSGRGRERTIHHAISGEALWSMTSEGLDMAAARRYAIERGGEALHAMTFIERAAMLKAVAKHLLSEKETFYALSAQTGATKADSWVDIEGGIGTLFTYASLGSRELPDDTVWPEDELIPLSKEGGFAARHVLTSKSGVAVHINAFNFPCWGMLEKLAPTWLAGMPAIIKPATATAQVTQAMVKSIVDSGLVPDGAISLICGGAGDLLDQLDSQDVVTFTGSASTGQSLRVHPNIVANSIPFTMEADSLNCCVLGEDVTPEQPEFALFIREVVREMTAKAGQKCTAIRRIIVPQNQIDAVSQALVARLEKVVVGDPAQEGVKMGALVNAEQRADVQEKVEQLIAAGCQVRLGGKADLQAAGAFYPPTLLFCPQPDETPAVHSTEAFGPVATLMPYRNARHAMQLARAGGGSLAGTLVTADLDIARQFITGAARAHGRIQILNEEASKESTGHGSPLPQLVHGGPGRAGGGEELGGLRAVKHYLQRTAIQGSPTMLAAIGKQWVRGAAVQEDRVHPFRKYFEELQPGDSLLTPRRTLTEADIVNFACLSGDHFYAHMDKIGAAESIFGERVVHGYFLISAAAGLFVDAGVGPVIANYGMENLRFIEPVKPGDTIQVRLTCKRKTLKKQRTAEEKPTGVVEWAVEIFNQHQQAVALYSILTLVARQQGDFS, encoded by the coding sequence ATGCAGCAGTTAGCCAGCTTCTTATCCGGTACCTGGCAGTCTGGCCGGGGCCGTGAACGCACTATTCATCACGCCATCAGTGGCGAAGCGCTGTGGAGCATGACCAGCGAAGGGCTGGACATGGCGGCCGCCCGTCGCTATGCGATTGAGCGCGGCGGCGAAGCGCTTCACGCGATGACCTTTATCGAACGCGCGGCCATGCTGAAGGCGGTGGCAAAGCACCTGCTTAGCGAGAAAGAGACGTTTTATGCCCTGTCCGCCCAGACCGGCGCCACGAAAGCGGACAGCTGGGTCGATATCGAAGGCGGGATCGGCACCCTCTTCACTTACGCCAGCCTGGGTAGCCGCGAGCTGCCGGATGACACCGTGTGGCCGGAAGACGAGCTGATCCCGCTGTCAAAAGAAGGCGGCTTTGCGGCGCGCCACGTCCTGACCTCAAAATCCGGCGTGGCGGTGCACATCAACGCCTTTAACTTCCCCTGCTGGGGAATGCTGGAAAAGCTGGCGCCGACCTGGCTTGCCGGCATGCCTGCCATCATCAAACCCGCCACCGCCACCGCGCAGGTGACTCAGGCGATGGTGAAATCCATCGTCGACAGCGGGCTGGTGCCGGACGGTGCCATCAGCCTGATCTGCGGCGGCGCCGGGGATCTGCTCGACCAGCTCGACAGCCAGGACGTGGTGACCTTTACCGGCTCCGCCAGCACCGGGCAAAGTCTGCGCGTGCACCCGAATATTGTGGCGAATTCCATTCCGTTCACCATGGAAGCCGACTCCCTGAACTGCTGCGTGCTGGGGGAAGACGTCACGCCGGAGCAGCCGGAATTTGCCCTGTTCATTCGGGAAGTGGTGCGCGAGATGACCGCCAAAGCCGGGCAGAAATGTACGGCCATTCGCCGCATTATCGTCCCGCAGAACCAGATTGACGCCGTGAGCCAGGCGCTGGTTGCCCGGCTGGAAAAGGTGGTGGTGGGCGATCCGGCGCAGGAAGGGGTAAAGATGGGGGCACTGGTCAACGCCGAACAGCGTGCGGACGTGCAGGAGAAAGTGGAGCAACTGATCGCCGCAGGCTGCCAGGTCCGCCTGGGTGGCAAAGCGGATTTGCAGGCCGCGGGCGCGTTCTACCCGCCGACCCTGCTGTTCTGCCCGCAGCCGGATGAAACTCCGGCAGTGCACTCAACCGAAGCCTTTGGCCCGGTCGCGACGCTGATGCCGTATCGCAACGCGCGCCACGCAATGCAGCTTGCCCGCGCGGGCGGCGGCAGCCTGGCGGGTACGCTGGTCACCGCAGACCTGGACATTGCCCGCCAGTTTATTACCGGTGCGGCGCGCGCCCACGGGCGTATTCAGATCCTCAACGAGGAAGCCTCGAAAGAGTCCACCGGCCACGGTTCCCCGCTGCCACAGCTGGTGCACGGTGGCCCGGGGCGCGCGGGCGGCGGCGAAGAGCTGGGCGGCCTGCGCGCGGTGAAGCACTACCTGCAGCGCACCGCCATTCAGGGCAGTCCGACCATGCTGGCCGCCATCGGCAAACAGTGGGTGCGTGGCGCAGCGGTGCAGGAAGATCGCGTGCATCCGTTCCGCAAATACTTTGAGGAGCTGCAGCCGGGCGACAGCCTGCTGACGCCGCGCCGCACCCTCACGGAAGCGGACATCGTGAACTTTGCCTGCCTGAGCGGCGACCACTTCTACGCCCATATGGACAAGATCGGCGCGGCAGAGTCGATCTTTGGCGAGCGCGTGGTGCACGGATACTTCCTGATTTCCGCCGCCGCGGGGCTGTTTGTTGATGCGGGCGTCGGGCCGGTCATTGCTAACTACGGCATGGAGAACCTGCGCTTTATCGAGCCGGTTAAACCGGGCGATACCATTCAGGTGCGTCTGACCTGCAAACGTAAAACGCTGAAGAAACAGCGTACCGCGGAGGAAAAACCGACGGGCGTGGTGGAGTGGGCGGTTGAGATCTTCAACCAGCACCAGCAGGCCGTGGCGCTCTACTCCATTCTGACGCTGGTGGCGCGCCAGCAGGGTGATTTCAGCTAA
- the paaA gene encoding 1,2-phenylacetyl-CoA epoxidase subunit PaaA: MTQEQRFEQRIAQETAIEPQDWMPDAYRKTLIRQIGQHAHSEIVGMLPEGNWITRAPTLRRKAILLAKVQDEAGHGLYLYSAAETLGCAREDIYQKMLDGKMKYSSIFNYPTLSWADIGVIGWLVDGAAIVNQVALCRTSYGPYARAMVKICKEESFHQRQGFEACVALAQGSEGQRQMLQDAINRFWWPALMMFGPNDDNSPNSARSLAWKIKRFGNDELRQRFVDNTVPQVEMLGMTVPDPDLRLDEESGHYRFGEIDWQEFDEVINGRGICNHERLAAKRKAWEEGAWVREAALAHAEKQHARKVA; the protein is encoded by the coding sequence GTGACGCAAGAACAACGGTTTGAGCAGCGCATAGCGCAGGAGACGGCGATTGAGCCTCAGGACTGGATGCCTGACGCCTACCGTAAGACGTTGATCCGCCAGATTGGTCAGCATGCGCACTCCGAAATTGTCGGCATGCTCCCGGAAGGAAACTGGATCACCCGCGCCCCGACGCTGCGTCGAAAAGCGATCCTGCTGGCGAAGGTGCAGGACGAAGCCGGACACGGGCTCTACCTCTACAGCGCGGCGGAAACGCTGGGCTGCGCGCGGGAAGACATCTACCAGAAGATGCTCGACGGCAAAATGAAGTACTCCTCTATCTTCAACTATCCGACCCTGAGCTGGGCCGATATCGGCGTGATCGGCTGGCTGGTGGACGGCGCGGCCATCGTCAACCAGGTGGCGCTGTGCCGAACCTCCTACGGTCCCTATGCCCGCGCGATGGTGAAAATCTGTAAAGAAGAGAGCTTCCACCAGCGCCAGGGCTTTGAAGCCTGCGTGGCGCTGGCGCAGGGGAGCGAGGGCCAGCGCCAGATGCTGCAGGACGCCATCAACCGCTTCTGGTGGCCGGCGTTGATGATGTTCGGGCCGAACGACGACAATTCGCCGAACAGCGCCCGCAGCCTGGCGTGGAAAATCAAACGCTTCGGCAACGACGAGCTGCGCCAGCGCTTTGTCGACAACACGGTGCCGCAGGTGGAGATGCTGGGCATGACGGTGCCCGATCCCGACCTGCGTTTGGATGAAGAGAGCGGTCATTATCGCTTCGGCGAGATCGACTGGCAGGAGTTTGACGAGGTCATTAACGGGCGCGGCATCTGCAACCACGAACGCCTGGCCGCCAAACGTAAAGCCTGGGAAGAGGGGGCGTGGGTGCGGGAAGCCGCACTGGCGCACGCGGAAAAACAACACGCCCGCAAAGTGGCTTAA
- the paaB gene encoding 1,2-phenylacetyl-CoA epoxidase subunit PaaB, whose amino-acid sequence MSNVYWPLYEVFVRSKQGLSHRHVGSLHAADDRMALENARDAYTRRSEGCSIWVVKASEIVASQPEERGEFFDPAESKVYRHPTFYTIPDGIEHM is encoded by the coding sequence ATGAGCAATGTCTACTGGCCGCTGTACGAAGTGTTCGTACGCAGCAAACAAGGGTTATCCCACCGTCACGTGGGCAGTCTGCATGCCGCCGACGATCGCATGGCGCTGGAAAATGCGCGTGATGCCTACACCCGCCGCAGCGAAGGGTGTTCTATCTGGGTGGTTAAGGCGAGCGAGATTGTCGCCTCCCAGCCGGAAGAGCGCGGCGAATTCTTCGACCCGGCGGAAAGCAAGGTTTACCGCCATCCGACGTTCTACACCATCCCTGACGGCATCGAGCATATGTGA
- the paaC gene encoding 1,2-phenylacetyl-CoA epoxidase subunit PaaC translates to MNSVTAYALRLGDNGLVLSQRLGAWCGHAPELEIDLALANIGLDLLGQARNFLTYAAEREGQGDEDTLAFGRDERQFRNVLLVEQPNGSFADTIARQYLMDAWNVALYERLTQSRDGQLAAIAAKAIKEARYHLRFSRGWLVRLGDGTETSAQKMQQAIDSLWRFTAELFEADDVELELIQSGVAVDPRTLRQPWESEVYAGLNEACLQVPAEVAYRTGGKQGLHTEHLGPMLAEMQYLQRAYPGQQW, encoded by the coding sequence ATGAATTCAGTGACTGCCTATGCCCTGCGTCTGGGCGACAACGGTCTGGTGCTCTCCCAGCGTCTCGGCGCCTGGTGCGGCCACGCGCCGGAGCTGGAGATCGACCTCGCGCTCGCCAATATCGGCCTCGACCTGCTGGGACAGGCGCGCAATTTCCTGACCTATGCCGCGGAGCGGGAAGGCCAGGGCGATGAAGACACGCTGGCGTTTGGCCGCGACGAGCGCCAGTTCCGCAACGTCCTGCTGGTGGAGCAGCCGAACGGCAGCTTCGCCGACACCATTGCCCGCCAGTACCTGATGGATGCCTGGAACGTGGCGCTGTACGAACGCCTGACCCAAAGCCGCGACGGCCAGCTTGCCGCCATTGCCGCCAAAGCGATTAAAGAGGCGCGCTACCACCTGCGCTTCAGCCGCGGCTGGCTGGTGCGTCTGGGCGACGGGACCGAAACGTCCGCGCAAAAAATGCAGCAGGCCATCGACAGCCTGTGGCGTTTTACGGCCGAGCTGTTTGAGGCCGATGACGTTGAGCTGGAATTGATTCAGTCCGGCGTGGCGGTTGACCCGCGCACGCTGCGCCAGCCGTGGGAAAGCGAAGTGTATGCCGGTCTGAATGAAGCCTGCCTGCAGGTGCCCGCAGAGGTGGCATACCGCACCGGGGGCAAGCAGGGGCTGCATACCGAACATCTGGGCCCGATGCTGGCGGAAATGCAGTATCTCCAGCGCGCGTATCCCGGTCAGCAGTGGTAA
- the paaD gene encoding 1,2-phenylacetyl-CoA epoxidase subunit PaaD, which yields MQRLVDIAPAQIPQIWALLSQIPDPEVPVLTITDLGMVRSVKAQGEGWVIGFTPTYSGCPATEHLLGAIREAMTAHGFTPVHIVLQLEPAWTTDWMTADARERLRAYGISPPVGHSCHAHAPVEVSCPRCASTDTSLISEFGSTACKALYRCNTCREPFDYFKCI from the coding sequence ATGCAACGCCTCGTCGACATCGCGCCCGCGCAAATCCCGCAGATCTGGGCGCTGCTAAGCCAGATCCCGGACCCGGAAGTGCCGGTGTTAACCATCACCGATTTAGGCATGGTGCGCAGCGTGAAGGCGCAGGGGGAAGGCTGGGTTATCGGCTTCACGCCGACCTACTCGGGCTGTCCGGCGACGGAACACCTGCTGGGGGCGATCCGCGAGGCGATGACCGCGCACGGCTTTACCCCGGTGCACATTGTGCTTCAGCTTGAACCCGCCTGGACCACCGACTGGATGACCGCCGACGCGCGCGAGCGCCTGCGGGCGTACGGCATCAGTCCACCGGTGGGGCATAGCTGTCACGCGCACGCGCCGGTGGAGGTGAGCTGCCCGCGCTGCGCCAGCACCGACACCTCGCTTATCAGTGAATTTGGCTCGACGGCCTGCAAAGCGCTCTACCGCTGCAATACCTGCCGTGAGCCCTTCGACTATTTCAAATGTATTTGA
- the paaE gene encoding 1,2-phenylacetyl-CoA epoxidase subunit PaaE, which translates to MTTFHSLTVAKVEPETRDAVTITFAVPQALQEAYRFRPGQHLTLKTTLGGDELRRCYSICRSTAPGEISVAVKAIEGGRFSRYARDEIKAGMALEVMVPQGQFGYQPRADREGHYLAIAAGSGITPMLAIISATLATEPNSHFTLIYGNRSSQSMMFRQALADLKDKYPQRLQLVSIFSQERLDSDLLYGRIDGEKLQALAKTLINFRQYDEAFICGPSAMMDDAEATLKALGMPDNSIHLERFNTSGITVKRAVHVQAEGQKVTVRQDGRDREITLTADDESILDAALRQGADLPYACKGGVCATCKCKVLRGKVDMATNYSLEPDELAAGYVLSCQSLPLTADVIVDFDAKGMA; encoded by the coding sequence ATGACAACGTTTCATTCATTAACAGTGGCAAAAGTGGAACCCGAAACCCGCGACGCGGTGACCATCACTTTCGCGGTGCCGCAGGCGTTGCAGGAGGCCTACCGATTCCGTCCCGGCCAGCACCTGACGTTAAAAACGACGCTTGGCGGAGACGAGCTGCGCCGCTGCTACTCCATCTGCCGGAGTACCGCCCCGGGCGAGATCAGCGTGGCGGTGAAAGCGATTGAAGGCGGGCGCTTCTCCCGCTATGCCCGGGATGAGATCAAAGCGGGTATGGCCCTGGAGGTGATGGTTCCTCAGGGGCAGTTTGGCTACCAGCCGAGGGCTGACCGCGAGGGCCACTACCTGGCGATTGCGGCAGGCTCCGGGATCACCCCGATGCTGGCGATTATCTCCGCCACGCTGGCGACCGAGCCCAACAGCCATTTCACCCTGATCTACGGCAACCGCAGCAGCCAGAGCATGATGTTCCGCCAGGCGCTGGCGGACCTGAAGGACAAATACCCGCAGCGGCTGCAGCTGGTCTCCATCTTCAGCCAGGAGCGGCTGGACAGCGATCTGCTCTATGGCCGCATCGACGGGGAAAAACTGCAGGCGCTGGCGAAAACCCTGATCAACTTCCGCCAGTATGACGAGGCATTTATCTGCGGTCCGTCGGCGATGATGGACGACGCCGAAGCCACTCTGAAGGCGCTGGGGATGCCGGACAACTCCATTCACCTTGAGCGTTTTAACACCTCCGGAATTACCGTTAAGCGCGCGGTGCACGTACAGGCGGAAGGCCAGAAAGTGACCGTTCGCCAGGACGGGCGCGACCGTGAAATCACCCTGACGGCGGACGATGAAAGCATCCTGGATGCCGCCCTGCGTCAGGGCGCGGATCTGCCGTATGCCTGCAAGGGCGGCGTCTGCGCCACCTGCAAATGCAAAGTGCTGCGCGGGAAGGTGGACATGGCGACCAACTACAGCCTGGAGCCGGACGAGCTGGCCGCCGGGTATGTGCTGAGCTGCCAGTCGCTGCCGTTAACCGCCGACGTGATTGTCGACTTCGACGCGAAGGGGATGGCATGA
- the paaF gene encoding 2,3-dehydroadipyl-CoA hydratase PaaF, whose amino-acid sequence MSELIATRHGRVLQLTFNRPAARNALNNALLTQLAEQLEAAAVDADIAVCVIYGSERCFAAGADLNEMAEKDLSATLNDIRPQLWARINAFSKPLIAAVNGFALGAGCELALLCDVVIAGDNARFGLPEITLGIMPGAGGTQRLIRSVGKSLASKMVLTGESITAQQALSAGLVSDVFPAALTLEYALKQAALMARHSPLALQAAKQALRQSQEVPLQAGLAQERQLFTLLSATEDRREGIDAFLQKRTPDFKGR is encoded by the coding sequence ATGAGCGAACTTATTGCTACCCGTCATGGCCGCGTGCTGCAGCTGACGTTCAACCGTCCGGCGGCGCGCAATGCCCTCAACAACGCGCTGTTAACCCAGCTTGCGGAACAGCTTGAGGCCGCCGCCGTGGATGCCGACATTGCCGTCTGCGTGATTTACGGCAGCGAGCGCTGCTTTGCCGCCGGGGCCGATCTCAACGAAATGGCGGAGAAAGACCTGTCTGCCACCCTGAACGATATTCGCCCACAGCTGTGGGCACGCATTAACGCGTTCAGCAAACCGCTGATCGCCGCCGTGAACGGCTTCGCGCTGGGCGCGGGCTGCGAGCTGGCGCTGCTGTGCGACGTGGTGATTGCCGGTGACAACGCCCGTTTCGGCCTGCCGGAAATCACGCTCGGCATTATGCCCGGCGCGGGCGGCACCCAGCGTCTGATTCGCAGCGTAGGGAAATCCCTGGCCAGCAAAATGGTGCTGACGGGCGAGAGCATAACTGCACAGCAGGCGCTGAGCGCCGGGCTGGTGAGCGATGTTTTCCCGGCAGCGCTGACGCTGGAGTATGCCCTGAAGCAGGCGGCCCTGATGGCGCGCCACTCGCCGCTGGCGCTGCAGGCGGCGAAACAGGCGCTGCGTCAGTCTCAGGAGGTACCGCTCCAGGCCGGGCTCGCGCAGGAGCGCCAGCTGTTTACGCTGCTTTCCGCCACCGAAGACCGCCGGGAGGGCATCGACGCCTTCTTACAAAAACGCACCCCCGACTTTAAAGGACGCTAA
- the paaG gene encoding 2-(1,2-epoxy-1,2-dihydrophenyl)acetyl-CoA isomerase PaaG, whose product MVEFILSHVEQGVMTITLNRPERLNSFNDVMHQQLAECLKQAERDDTVRCLLITGAGRGFCAGQDLNDRNVDPNGPAPDLGMSVETFYNPLVRRLAKLPKPVICAVNGVAAGAGATLALGCDMVIAARSANFVMAFSKLGLVPDCGGTWLLPRVAGRARAMGLALLGDKLSAEQAQAWGMIWQVVDDEQLSTTAQQMALHFASQPTFGLGLIKQAINAAETNTLDDQLDLERDYQRLAGRSDDYREGVSAFLAKRAPNFTGK is encoded by the coding sequence ATTGTGGAATTTATTCTCAGTCATGTAGAACAGGGCGTGATGACCATTACGCTGAACCGTCCGGAGCGTCTGAACAGCTTCAACGACGTGATGCACCAGCAGCTGGCCGAGTGCCTGAAACAGGCCGAGCGTGATGACACCGTGCGCTGTCTGCTGATCACCGGGGCAGGACGGGGTTTCTGTGCCGGTCAGGATCTGAACGACCGCAACGTCGACCCCAACGGCCCGGCGCCGGATCTGGGGATGTCCGTTGAAACCTTCTACAACCCGCTGGTGCGCCGCCTGGCAAAGCTGCCGAAGCCGGTCATCTGTGCCGTTAACGGCGTGGCGGCAGGTGCGGGGGCCACGCTGGCGCTCGGGTGCGACATGGTGATTGCGGCCCGTTCCGCCAACTTCGTGATGGCTTTCAGCAAGCTCGGCCTGGTGCCGGACTGCGGCGGTACCTGGCTGCTGCCGCGCGTGGCGGGACGCGCCCGCGCCATGGGGCTAGCGCTGCTCGGGGACAAACTCAGCGCCGAACAGGCGCAGGCGTGGGGGATGATCTGGCAGGTAGTGGATGACGAGCAGCTCTCAACCACGGCCCAGCAGATGGCGCTGCATTTTGCGTCGCAGCCGACCTTCGGGCTGGGGCTGATCAAGCAGGCCATCAACGCTGCAGAAACCAACACCCTGGACGACCAGCTCGATCTGGAGCGCGACTATCAGCGTCTGGCCGGACGCAGCGACGATTACCGCGAGGGCGTCAGCGCCTTCCTGGCGAAGCGCGCGCCGAACTTTACGGGGAAATAA
- the paaH gene encoding 3-hydroxyacyl-CoA dehydrogenase PaaH: MLNIRTVAVIGSGTMGAGIAEVAASHGHQVLIYDISSDAISRAIDGIRQRLASRVTRGKLSADAGSQILARLVPVTDIDALSAADLVIEAASERLEVKKALFAQLAEICPPQTVLTSNTSSISVTAIAADVHHPERVAGLHFFNPAPVMKLVEVVSGLATSAEVADALCELALNWGKQPVRCQSTPGFIVNRVARPFYSEAWRALEEQVAPPAVIDAALREGGGFPMGPLELTDMIGQDVNFAVTCSVFNAFWQERRFLPSLVQQELVLAGRLGKKSGKGVYDWQGDKPDVQWVESVNDSYSPMRVEKRRDGVTEIDDVYLVETQGETAQALALRLNGPVVVVDRIERDVAVIAAAASNPHTATQKAIRYLQQQGHRVVQIADYPGLLIWRTLAMIANEALDALQKGVASEKDIDTAMRLGVNYPSGPIAWGERLGWQRLLTLLENLQRHYGEERYRPCSLLRQRALLESSYES, translated from the coding sequence ATGCTCAATATACGGACTGTCGCCGTGATCGGCAGCGGCACGATGGGCGCAGGGATTGCCGAAGTCGCCGCCAGCCACGGTCATCAGGTGCTGATCTACGACATTTCCAGCGATGCGATATCGCGCGCCATCGACGGGATCCGCCAGCGTCTGGCCTCCCGGGTAACGCGCGGAAAACTCTCCGCCGATGCCGGGAGCCAGATCCTGGCCCGGCTGGTTCCCGTCACGGATATCGACGCGCTCTCCGCGGCCGATCTGGTCATAGAAGCGGCCTCAGAGCGTCTGGAGGTGAAAAAGGCGCTGTTTGCTCAACTGGCTGAGATCTGCCCGCCGCAGACGGTGCTGACCAGCAATACCTCTTCCATCTCCGTCACGGCGATTGCGGCGGACGTCCACCACCCGGAGCGGGTCGCAGGGCTGCACTTCTTTAACCCGGCGCCGGTGATGAAGCTGGTGGAGGTGGTCAGCGGGCTGGCGACCTCTGCGGAAGTGGCCGACGCGCTGTGCGAGCTGGCGCTGAACTGGGGCAAACAGCCCGTTCGCTGCCAGTCAACGCCGGGGTTCATCGTCAACCGCGTCGCCCGTCCGTTCTATTCCGAAGCCTGGCGCGCGCTGGAGGAACAGGTCGCTCCGCCGGCGGTGATTGATGCCGCCCTGCGGGAAGGCGGCGGTTTCCCGATGGGGCCGCTGGAGCTGACCGACATGATTGGTCAGGACGTGAACTTTGCGGTGACCTGCTCGGTATTTAACGCCTTCTGGCAGGAGCGTCGTTTTCTGCCTTCGCTGGTGCAGCAGGAGCTGGTGCTGGCAGGAAGGCTGGGCAAAAAGAGCGGGAAAGGCGTTTATGACTGGCAGGGTGACAAACCTGACGTGCAGTGGGTTGAGTCGGTGAACGACAGCTATAGCCCGATGCGCGTGGAAAAAAGACGTGACGGTGTCACGGAAATAGATGATGTCTATCTGGTTGAAACGCAGGGAGAGACCGCGCAGGCGCTGGCGCTACGGCTCAACGGCCCGGTGGTGGTGGTGGACCGCATTGAGCGTGACGTGGCGGTCATTGCCGCCGCGGCCAGCAACCCGCACACCGCGACGCAAAAAGCCATCCGCTACCTGCAGCAGCAGGGGCATCGGGTGGTGCAAATTGCCGATTATCCCGGCCTGCTGATCTGGCGCACGCTGGCGATGATTGCCAACGAGGCGCTGGATGCCCTGCAAAAAGGGGTCGCCAGCGAGAAGGACATCGATACCGCTATGCGCCTCGGCGTGAACTACCCGAGCGGGCCGATCGCCTGGGGCGAGCGCCTGGGCTGGCAGCGCCTGCTGACGCTGCTGGAGAACCTGCAGCGTCATTACGGCGAGGAGCGCTATCGCCCCTGTTCACTGCTGCGCCAGCGCGCGCTTCTGGAGAGTAGCTATGAGTCATAA
- the paaI gene encoding hydroxyphenylacetyl-CoA thioesterase PaaI, translated as MSHNAWHNARAMYERDACAQAMGMDIVEMDEGYAVVTMTITPQMLNGHKTCHGGQLFSLADTAFAYACNSQGLAAVASGCSIDFLRPGFAGDTLTATARVKHQGRLTGVYDIEIQNQQQKTVALFRGKSHRIGGSVTGETDA; from the coding sequence ATGAGTCATAACGCCTGGCATAACGCCCGCGCGATGTACGAACGGGACGCCTGCGCGCAGGCGATGGGGATGGACATTGTCGAGATGGACGAGGGCTACGCGGTGGTGACTATGACCATCACCCCGCAGATGCTGAACGGCCATAAAACCTGCCACGGCGGCCAGCTTTTTTCGCTGGCGGACACCGCTTTTGCCTACGCCTGCAACAGCCAGGGGCTGGCGGCGGTAGCCTCCGGCTGCTCGATTGATTTTCTGCGTCCGGGCTTTGCCGGGGACACGCTCACCGCCACCGCGCGGGTGAAGCATCAGGGCAGGCTGACCGGCGTGTATGACATTGAAATCCAGAACCAACAACAGAAAACCGTCGCCCTTTTTCGCGGAAAATCTCACCGCATCGGCGGCAGCGTGACAGGAGAGACAGATGCGTGA
- the pcaF gene encoding 3-oxoadipyl-CoA thiolase has protein sequence MRDAFICDGVRTPVGRYGGSLAAVRTDDLGAVPLRALLARYPQLDLERIDDVIFGCANQAGEDNRNVARMSSLLAGLPQTVSGTTLNRLCGSGLDAIGFAARTIKAGDGDLLIAGGVESMSRAPFVMGKATAAFQRQAEIFDTTIGWRFVNPLMHQQFGTDSMPETAENVAELLNISRTDQDAFALRSQQRTAQAQQNGILAQEIVPVLVPGKKGAVTAFSVDEHPRADTTLEQLAGLKTPFRKNGVVTAGNASGVNDGAAALIVASEKMALAQGLIPRTRIVAMATAGVEPRLMGLGPVPATRRVLERAGLSINDMDVIELNEAFAAQALGVLRQLGLPDDAAHVNPNGGAIALGHPLGMSGARLALAASNELHRRGGRYALCTMCIGVGQGIAMILERV, from the coding sequence ATGCGTGACGCATTTATTTGTGATGGCGTTCGAACCCCGGTGGGGCGCTACGGTGGCTCGCTTGCCGCAGTCCGAACCGACGATCTCGGTGCCGTGCCGCTGCGCGCGCTGCTGGCCCGCTACCCGCAGCTCGATCTGGAGCGGATTGACGACGTGATTTTCGGCTGCGCCAACCAGGCGGGGGAAGATAACCGCAACGTGGCGCGCATGTCTTCCCTGCTGGCCGGGCTGCCGCAGACGGTGTCCGGGACCACCCTTAACCGCTTGTGCGGGTCCGGGCTGGACGCGATTGGTTTTGCCGCCCGCACCATTAAGGCGGGCGACGGCGACCTGCTGATCGCGGGCGGCGTGGAGTCGATGTCCCGCGCGCCGTTTGTGATGGGTAAAGCCACCGCCGCGTTTCAGCGTCAGGCGGAGATCTTCGATACCACCATCGGCTGGCGATTTGTGAATCCGCTCATGCATCAGCAATTCGGAACTGACAGTATGCCGGAAACGGCAGAGAATGTAGCTGAATTGTTAAATATCAGCCGTACCGATCAGGACGCGTTCGCGCTGCGCAGCCAGCAGCGTACCGCGCAGGCGCAGCAGAACGGCATTCTGGCGCAGGAGATTGTGCCGGTGCTGGTGCCGGGCAAAAAAGGGGCAGTCACAGCGTTCAGCGTGGATGAACATCCGCGCGCGGACACCACGCTCGAGCAGCTTGCCGGTCTGAAAACGCCGTTCCGTAAGAACGGAGTGGTTACGGCGGGAAATGCCTCCGGCGTCAACGACGGCGCTGCGGCGCTGATCGTCGCCAGCGAGAAGATGGCGCTGGCTCAGGGGTTAATCCCGCGCACGCGGATCGTGGCGATGGCGACGGCGGGCGTGGAGCCACGTCTGATGGGGCTCGGCCCGGTACCGGCCACTCGCAGGGTGCTGGAGCGCGCCGGACTCAGTATTAACGATATGGACGTGATCGAGCTTAACGAAGCTTTCGCCGCGCAGGCGCTGGGCGTGCTGCGTCAGCTGGGCCTGCCGGATGATGCCGCGCACGTCAACCCGAACGGTGGCGCGATTGCGCTGGGCCACCCGCTGGGCATGAGCGGTGCCAGACTGGCGCTGGCCGCGAGTAACGAACTGCACCGACGCGGCGGGCGCTACGCGCTGTGTACGATGTGCATCGGTGTGGGTCAGGGCATTGCCATGATCCTTGAGCGTGTTTGA